A stretch of the Euleptes europaea isolate rEulEur1 chromosome 14, rEulEur1.hap1, whole genome shotgun sequence genome encodes the following:
- the LOC130487022 gene encoding nicotinamide N-methyltransferase-like produces MEVPFSDKEYYAEHFDARDYLETYYTFSPEKEAENALATFTMKNLHKSFFGGGLKGDTLIDIGSGPTIYQFLSACEFFREIIASDYTDQNREEMQRWLKKEPGAFDWSPVVKYVCELEGDREKWAQKEEKVRSSIKQVLKCDVTQPNPLAPISLPPADCLLSTYCLELASKDLPAFRSALKNIGSLLKPGGHLVFASALELTFFMIGQRRFGCLYLEQKTLEEAVKGAGFDIEWVETTKFTIPLPLIDSTGACFVVARKH; encoded by the exons ATGGAGGTGCCCTTCAGTGACAAAGAGTATTATGCTGAGCATTTTGACGCCAGAGACTATTTGGAAACGTACTATACCTTCAGCCCGGAGAAAGAGGCAGAAAACGCCCTAGCAACCTTTACTATGAAAAACCTGCACaagtctttttttgggg GTGGCCTTAAAGGAGACACCCTGATTGACATTGGCAGCGGTCCCACCATCTACCAGTTCCTCTCGGCCTGTGAGTTCTTCCGAGAGATCATTGCCAGCGATTATACCGACCAGAACCGGGAGGAGATGCAGAGGTGGCTGAAGAAGGAGCCGGGAGCTTTCGACTGGAGCCCGGTGGTGAAATATGTCTGCGAGCTGGAGGGGGACAG GGAAAAGTGGGCCCAGAAGGAGGAGAAGGTCCGAAGCAGCATCAAGCAAGTCCTGAAATGTGACGTGACCCAGCCCAACCCTTTGGCTCCCATCTCCCTCCCTCCGGCTGACTGCCTGCTCAGTACCTATTGCTTGGAATTGGCTAGCAAAGACCTGCCCGCCTTCCGGTCTGCCTTGAAGAACATCGGCTCGCTCTTAAAGCCCGGAGGACACCTCGTCTTTGCGTCTGCGCTGGAACTCACCTTCTTCATGATAGGCCAGCGCCGATTCGGTTGCCTCTACCTGGAGCAGAAGACTTTAGAGGAAGCCGTGAAGGGAGCTGGCTTTGATATTGAATGGGTGGAGACTACCAAGTTCACCATTCCGTTGCCTTTGATCGATTCTACGGGGGCCTGCTTCGTGGTTGCCCGGAAACACTGA
- the LOC130487021 gene encoding nicotinamide N-methyltransferase-like: MEAAFTEKDSYAQHFVPKDYLEMYYSFHPEEEDKNFLLTFCLKSLHKTFLLGGLKGDTLIDIGSGPTIHQFLSACECFREIIATDYTDQNREEMQRWLKKEPGAFDWSPVVKYVCELEGDREKWAQKEEKVRRTIKQVLKCDVTGLNPLAPLSLPPADCLLSTLCLEGACKDLPSFRAALKNISSLVKPGGHLVLFTILEETFYMVGQRQFSCLYLDQKSVEEAVKEAGFDIKWLEANTFGCPETLYDAKGLCVLVARKH; this comes from the exons ATGGAGGCGGCCTTTACTGAGAAAGACTCTTATGCTCAGCATTTTGTCCCAAAAGATTACTTGGAGATGTATTATTCCTTTCATCCTGAGGAAGAAGACAAAAATTTCCTTCTAACATTTTGTCTGAAATCTCTCCACAAGACGTTCCTTTTGG GTGGCCTTAAAGGAGACACCCTGATCGACATTGGCAGCGGCCCCACCATCCACCAGTTCCTCTCGGCCTGCGAGTGCTTCCGAGAGATCATCGCCACCGATTATACCGACCAGAACCGGGAGGAGATGCAGCGGTGGCTGAAGAAAGAGCCGGGAGCTTTCGACTGGAGCCCGGTGGTGAAATATGTCTGCGAGCTGGAGGGGGACAG GGAAAAATGGGCCCAAAAGGAGGAGAAGGTCCGAAGAACCATCAAGCAAGTCCTGAAGTGTGACGTGACGGGGCTCAACCCTTTGGCCCCACTTTCCCTCCCTCCGGCAGACTGCCTGCTCTCCACCTTGTGCCTTGAAGGGGCTTGCAAAGACCTGCCCTCCTTCCGCGCTGCCTTGAAGAACATCAGCTCCCTCGTAAAACCCGGAGGGCATTTAGTCTTATTCACCATCCTGGAAGAAACTTTCTACATGGTTGGCCAGCGCCAGTTCTCTTGCCTCTACTTGGATCAGAAATCTGTAGAGGAAGCAGTGAAAGAGGCTGGCTTTGATATTAAGTGGCTGGAAGCGAACACGTTTGGCTGTCCAGAGACTTTGTATGATGCTAAGGGGTTGTGTGTGCTGGTTGCCCGGAAACACTGA